Proteins encoded by one window of Superficieibacter sp. HKU1:
- the sirB1 gene encoding invasion regulator SirB1: protein MRSLADFEFNKASLGEGVIRISETVRADFPTQAVYHELENLVSLAQEEISAAWSEERQLEKLLELFFDEWGFGACRGIYRLSDALWLDQVLQKRQGSAVSLGAILLWIAQQLSLPLAPVIFPTQLILRAETSEELWLINPFNGDTLDEHTLEVWLKGNISPIAELFNEDLDEADNAEVVHKMLDTLKAALMEEGQMEMALRASEALLTFNPEDPYEIRDRGLIYAQLECDHIALTDLNYFVEQCPEDPISEMIRSQINAISHKHITLH, encoded by the coding sequence ATGAGGTCGTTGGCCGATTTCGAATTTAACAAAGCATCTCTGGGCGAGGGCGTGATCCGCATTTCAGAAACCGTGCGCGCCGATTTTCCGACGCAGGCCGTTTATCACGAGCTGGAAAATCTGGTCAGTCTTGCGCAGGAAGAGATCAGCGCGGCCTGGAGTGAAGAACGGCAGCTTGAAAAGCTGCTGGAACTCTTTTTTGACGAGTGGGGATTTGGTGCCTGTCGTGGGATCTATCGCCTCTCTGATGCGCTATGGCTGGATCAGGTGCTGCAAAAGCGTCAGGGCAGCGCAGTCTCTCTGGGGGCTATCCTGCTGTGGATCGCTCAGCAACTCTCGCTGCCGCTGGCTCCGGTGATTTTCCCGACGCAATTGATACTGCGCGCTGAAACGTCTGAAGAGTTATGGCTGATTAACCCCTTCAATGGCGACACGCTCGACGAGCATACGCTGGAAGTGTGGCTGAAAGGCAATATTAGTCCGATTGCAGAACTTTTTAACGAAGATCTGGACGAAGCCGACAACGCGGAAGTCGTGCATAAAATGCTGGACACCCTGAAAGCCGCGTTGATGGAAGAGGGACAGATGGAAATGGCACTGCGGGCCAGCGAAGCGCTCCTGACGTTCAACCCGGAAGACCCGTATGAAATCCGCGACCGGGGCCTAATCTACGCGCAGCTTGAATGCGATCACATTGCATTGACCGATTTAAACTATTTCGTCGAGCAGTGTCCGGAAGATCCGATCAGTGAGATGATCCGCTCACAAATTAACGCGATTTCGCATAAACATATTACATTGCATTAA
- the sirB2 gene encoding invasion regulator SirB2, which produces MTLFRLMFYTHIVAVTLSISLFVLRYWWRYTANALAAKRWVRVVPHIVDTVLLLSGVGLIAITHYLPFTAHGAWLTEKLFGVIIYIVLGFVALGRRCPRSQQTGFIAFMLGLVVLYIIIKLATTKIPLLG; this is translated from the coding sequence ATGACGCTTTTCAGGCTGATGTTTTATACGCATATCGTCGCGGTTACTCTGTCGATTAGCCTGTTTGTGCTGCGCTACTGGTGGCGCTATACCGCAAATGCCCTTGCCGCAAAGCGCTGGGTTCGGGTGGTGCCGCATATTGTCGATACCGTATTGTTGTTAAGCGGCGTCGGGCTTATCGCTATAACGCACTATCTGCCCTTCACCGCACACGGCGCGTGGCTGACTGAAAAGCTATTTGGCGTTATTATTTACATCGTTTTGGGTTTTGTTGCGCTCGGCCGTCGTTGTCCGCGCAGCCAGCAAACGGGTTTTATCGCGTTTATGCTGGGGCTGGTGGTGCTTTACATCATCATTAAACTCGCCACCACAAAAATACCGTTATTGGGGTAA
- the prmC gene encoding peptide chain release factor N(5)-glutamine methyltransferase, giving the protein MDFQQWLDRAIGRLGASESPRRDAEILLGYVTGRARTYILAFAETMLTSAEREQLEALLVRRERGEPIAHLTGQREFWSLPLFVSPVTLIPRPDTECLVEQALARLPAEPCQILDLGTGTGAIALALATERPDCQVTAVDFVAEAVALATRNAQHLAIRNVTLLHSDWFSALTGQHFAAIVSNPPYIDETDPHLDRGDVRFEPKSALVAAENGLADLAYIITTARDYLLPEGVLLLEHGWRQGEAVRALFTAAGYQQVETCQDYGGNERLTLGLRPQQE; this is encoded by the coding sequence ATGGATTTTCAACAGTGGCTGGATCGGGCCATTGGCCGTTTAGGTGCCAGCGAAAGTCCGCGTCGCGACGCGGAGATTTTGCTGGGCTACGTCACGGGCAGGGCGCGAACCTATATTCTCGCCTTTGCCGAAACGATGCTGACCTCTGCCGAGCGGGAACAGCTGGAGGCATTGCTGGTCCGCCGCGAGCGCGGCGAGCCGATCGCGCACCTCACCGGGCAGCGTGAATTCTGGTCGCTGCCGCTGTTTGTCTCGCCGGTGACGCTCATTCCGCGCCCGGATACCGAATGTCTGGTGGAGCAGGCGCTGGCGCGTCTGCCCGCTGAACCATGCCAGATCCTTGATCTCGGCACGGGTACGGGCGCGATTGCGTTAGCGCTGGCGACGGAGCGTCCGGACTGCCAGGTGACGGCAGTGGATTTCGTGGCGGAGGCGGTAGCGCTGGCGACACGCAATGCGCAGCATCTTGCTATTCGTAATGTCACCCTCCTGCACAGCGACTGGTTTAGCGCGCTGACAGGGCAGCATTTCGCCGCTATCGTCAGCAATCCGCCTTACATCGATGAAACCGATCCTCATCTGGATCGGGGTGATGTGCGGTTTGAGCCGAAAAGCGCGCTGGTAGCGGCGGAGAACGGGCTGGCCGATCTGGCGTATATCATCACTACCGCGCGCGATTACCTGCTGCCGGAAGGCGTTCTGCTGCTGGAACACGGCTGGCGGCAGGGGGAAGCCGTTCGCGCGCTGTTCACGGCGGCGGGTTATCAGCAGGTGGAAACCTGTCAGGATTACGGCGGCAATGAGCGCCTGACGCTGGGGCTGCGACCGCAACAGGAGTAA
- the prfA gene encoding peptide chain release factor 1 has translation MKPSIVAKLEALHERHEEVQALLGDAGTIADQERFRALSREYAQLSDVSRCFTDWQQVQEDIETAQLMLDDPEMREMAQEEMRDAKEKSEQLEQQLHLLLLPKDPDDERNAFVEVRAGTGGDEAALFAGDLFRMYSRYAESRRWRVEIMSASEGEHGGYKEVIAKVSGDGVYGRLKFESGGHRVQRVPTTESQGRIHTSACTVAVMPELPEAEMPDINPADLRIDTFRSSGAGGQHVNTTDSAIRITHLPTGIVVECQDERSQHKNKAKAMSVLGARIHAAETARRQQAEASTRRNLLGSGDRSDRNRTYNFPQGRVTDHRINLTLYRLDEAMEGKLDMLIEPIVQEFQADQLAALADQE, from the coding sequence ATGAAGCCTTCTATCGTTGCTAAACTGGAAGCTCTGCACGAGCGCCATGAAGAAGTTCAGGCGCTGCTGGGCGATGCAGGAACCATCGCCGACCAGGAGCGGTTCCGGGCGCTGTCGCGCGAATACGCGCAGCTTAGCGATGTTTCACGCTGCTTCACTGACTGGCAACAGGTTCAGGAAGATATTGAAACCGCGCAACTGATGCTCGACGATCCCGAAATGCGCGAAATGGCGCAGGAAGAGATGCGCGATGCGAAAGAAAAAAGTGAACAACTCGAGCAGCAGTTACACTTGTTATTACTGCCCAAAGATCCCGATGACGAACGCAACGCCTTTGTTGAGGTTCGCGCGGGAACCGGCGGTGACGAAGCCGCGCTGTTTGCCGGCGATCTGTTCCGTATGTACAGCCGCTATGCGGAATCCCGCCGCTGGCGCGTGGAAATCATGAGCGCCAGCGAAGGCGAGCACGGCGGTTATAAAGAGGTCATTGCTAAAGTCAGCGGCGACGGCGTTTACGGTCGGCTGAAATTTGAGTCCGGCGGACATCGCGTTCAGCGCGTACCCACCACGGAATCTCAGGGGCGTATCCATACCTCTGCCTGTACCGTCGCGGTGATGCCGGAGCTGCCGGAAGCCGAAATGCCGGATATTAATCCGGCGGATCTGCGTATTGATACCTTCCGTTCCTCCGGGGCGGGTGGTCAGCACGTTAACACCACCGATTCCGCGATTCGTATTACCCACCTGCCGACCGGGATTGTGGTGGAGTGCCAGGACGAGCGTTCTCAGCACAAAAACAAAGCCAAAGCGATGTCGGTGCTCGGGGCGCGCATTCACGCGGCAGAAACCGCCCGTCGTCAGCAGGCGGAGGCGTCTACCCGTCGCAATCTGCTGGGCAGCGGCGATCGCAGCGACCGTAACCGGACCTATAATTTCCCGCAGGGTCGCGTGACGGATCACCGCATCAACCTGACGCTTTACCGTCTGGATGAAGCCATGGAAGGAAAGCTGGATATGCTGATCGAGCCTATCGTGCAGGAATTCCAGGCCGATCAACTGGCGGCGCTGGCCGATCAGGAATGA
- the hemA gene encoding glutamyl-tRNA reductase yields MTLLALGINHKTAPVALRERVAFAPDTLDQALESLLAQPMVQGGVVLSTCNRTELYLSVEEQGDLREALIRWLSDYHNLNEDDLRNSLYWHQDNDAVSHLMRVASGLDSLVLGEPQILGQVKKAFADSERGHLNVSELERMFQKSFSVAKRVRTETDIGASAVSVAFAACTLARQIFESLSTVTVMLVGAGETIELVARHLREHRVSKMIIANRTRERAQALAEEVGAEVIALSDVDARLQDADIIISSTASPLPIIGKGMVERALKARRNQPMLLVDIAVPRDVEPEVGKLSNAYLYSVDDLQNIIQHNLAQRKAAAVQAETIVEQEASEFMAWLRAQSASISIREYRSQAESARDELTAKALASLQQGGDPQAIMQDLARKLTNRLIHAPTKSLQQAARDGDEERLHILRDSLGLE; encoded by the coding sequence ATGACCCTTTTAGCGCTTGGCATCAATCACAAAACCGCTCCTGTCGCCCTACGCGAACGCGTGGCGTTTGCGCCGGATACGCTCGATCAGGCGCTCGAAAGCCTGCTGGCGCAGCCAATGGTGCAGGGTGGGGTGGTGCTGTCCACGTGCAACCGGACTGAGCTGTATCTCAGCGTTGAGGAGCAGGGTGATTTGCGTGAGGCGCTGATCCGCTGGCTGAGTGATTATCACAATCTTAACGAAGACGATCTGCGCAACAGCCTCTACTGGCATCAGGATAACGACGCCGTAAGCCATTTAATGCGCGTTGCCAGCGGTCTGGACTCGCTGGTGCTGGGCGAGCCGCAAATCCTCGGCCAGGTGAAAAAAGCCTTTGCCGATTCCGAGCGCGGGCACCTTAACGTCAGCGAACTGGAGCGGATGTTCCAGAAGTCGTTCTCGGTGGCCAAACGCGTGCGCACCGAAACCGACATCGGGGCCAGCGCGGTGTCGGTGGCGTTTGCCGCCTGTACTCTGGCGCGGCAGATTTTCGAATCACTCTCCACGGTTACGGTGATGCTGGTCGGCGCAGGTGAAACCATTGAACTGGTCGCCCGTCATCTGCGCGAGCATCGCGTGAGCAAGATGATTATCGCCAACCGTACCCGTGAACGGGCGCAGGCGCTGGCGGAAGAGGTTGGCGCGGAAGTGATTGCCTTAAGCGATGTCGATGCCCGCTTGCAGGATGCCGATATTATTATCAGCTCCACCGCCAGCCCGCTGCCGATTATCGGCAAAGGCATGGTTGAGCGCGCACTGAAAGCGCGGCGCAATCAGCCGATGCTGCTGGTGGATATCGCCGTGCCGCGCGACGTCGAGCCGGAAGTCGGCAAATTGTCGAACGCTTATTTGTACAGCGTTGACGATCTGCAAAATATTATTCAGCACAACCTGGCGCAGCGTAAGGCGGCGGCAGTACAGGCTGAGACAATCGTGGAGCAGGAAGCCAGTGAATTTATGGCGTGGCTGCGCGCGCAAAGCGCCAGCATCAGCATCCGCGAATACCGCAGCCAGGCCGAATCAGCGCGTGATGAACTGACGGCCAAAGCGCTGGCGTCTCTGCAACAGGGAGGCGATCCGCAGGCCATTATGCAGGATCTGGCGCGCAAATTGACCAATCGCCTGATCCACGCACCAACCAAATCTCTTCAGCAGGCTGCCCGTGACGGGGACGAAGAACGCCTGCATATTTTGCGCGACAGCCTCGGGCTGGAGTAG
- the lolB gene encoding lipoprotein insertase outer membrane protein LolB, whose product MIKSRLLRLLPLTALVLSACMTHPPKGPGASPDAPQWRQHQQEIRQLNQYQTRGAFAYISEQQKVYARFFWQQTGQDNYRLLLTNPLGSTELELNAKPGSVELVDNKGQHYNADDAEEMIGKLTGMPIPLNSLRQWILGLPGDATDYKLDSQYRLSELNYAQNGKTWKVVYSGYDSKTQPALPTNMELTQGTQRIKLKMDNWIVK is encoded by the coding sequence ATGATTAAAAGCCGTTTACTTCGCCTGCTACCGCTGACCGCGCTGGTTCTGAGCGCCTGTATGACTCACCCGCCGAAAGGTCCGGGCGCCAGCCCTGATGCGCCGCAGTGGCGTCAGCATCAGCAGGAAATTCGTCAACTGAATCAGTATCAGACCCGCGGTGCGTTTGCCTATATTTCTGAACAGCAAAAAGTGTACGCCCGCTTTTTCTGGCAGCAAACCGGCCAGGACAATTATCGCCTGCTGTTAACCAACCCGTTAGGCAGCACCGAGCTTGAACTGAATGCCAAACCGGGTTCGGTTGAGCTGGTGGACAATAAAGGCCAGCATTATAACGCTGACGATGCGGAAGAGATGATTGGCAAACTGACCGGCATGCCTATTCCGCTTAACAGCCTGCGTCAGTGGATCCTTGGCCTGCCGGGCGATGCAACGGATTACAAACTCGACAGTCAGTATCGCTTAAGCGAACTGAACTACGCCCAGAACGGTAAGACCTGGAAAGTGGTTTACAGCGGCTACGACAGCAAAACGCAGCCTGCACTGCCGACCAACATGGAACTGACCCAGGGTACGCAGCGTATCAAGCTGAAAATGGATAACTGGATCGTTAAATGA
- the ispE gene encoding 4-(cytidine 5'-diphospho)-2-C-methyl-D-erythritol kinase — MTLRLPSPAKLNLFLYITGQRADGYHTLQTLFQFLDYGDTLTFHPRQDGQVRLLTPMSGVPDEQNLILRAARLLMQVARDSQRLPDGSGADISIEKRLPMGGGLGGGSSNAATVLVALNALWQCGLSVDELATLGLSLGADVPVFVRGHAAFAEGVGEILTPVTVAEKWYLVAHPGVSIPTPVIFKDPDLPRNTPERSIDTLLKCEFSNDCEVIARKRFHEVDAALSWLLEYAPSRLTGTGACVFAEFETETAARQVLEQAPEWLQGFVARGMNHSLLQQALSELTEFR; from the coding sequence ATGACGCTACGCTTGCCCTCGCCCGCCAAACTGAATCTGTTTTTGTACATTACCGGACAGCGGGCGGACGGTTACCATACCCTGCAAACGCTGTTTCAGTTCCTCGACTACGGCGATACGCTCACCTTTCACCCGCGTCAGGACGGGCAGGTCCGTCTGCTGACGCCGATGAGCGGCGTCCCGGATGAACAGAACCTGATCCTGCGCGCCGCGCGCCTGCTGATGCAGGTGGCGAGAGACAGCCAGCGCCTGCCGGACGGTAGCGGTGCCGATATCAGTATTGAAAAACGCCTGCCGATGGGCGGTGGGCTTGGCGGCGGCTCGTCGAATGCAGCCACCGTGCTGGTGGCGCTCAACGCGTTGTGGCAGTGCGGTCTGTCGGTCGACGAGCTGGCAACGCTGGGATTAAGCCTGGGTGCGGATGTCCCGGTCTTCGTGCGCGGACATGCGGCGTTTGCCGAAGGCGTAGGTGAAATCCTGACGCCGGTGACGGTGGCGGAAAAATGGTATCTGGTCGCGCACCCTGGCGTAAGCATCCCGACGCCGGTGATTTTTAAAGACCCGGACCTGCCGCGTAATACGCCAGAAAGGTCAATCGACACGTTATTAAAATGTGAATTCAGCAACGATTGCGAGGTTATCGCAAGAAAACGTTTTCATGAGGTTGATGCGGCGCTTTCCTGGCTGTTAGAATACGCGCCGTCGCGCCTGACTGGCACAGGAGCCTGTGTCTTTGCTGAATTCGAGACCGAAACTGCTGCTCGTCAGGTGCTAGAGCAAGCCCCGGAATGGCTGCAAGGCTTTGTAGCACGTGGTATGAACCACTCACTGCTACAGCAAGCCCTTTCGGAGCTCACTGAGTTTCGGTGA
- the prs gene encoding ribose-phosphate diphosphokinase, whose product MPDMKLFAGNATPELAQRIANRLYTSLGDAAVGRFSDGEVSVQINENVRGGDIFIIQSTCAPTNDNLMELVVMVDALRRASAGRITAVIPYFGYARQDRRVRSARVPITAKVVADFLSSVGVDRVLTVDLHAEQIQGFFDVPVDNVFGSPILLEDMLQLNLDNPIVVSPDIGGVVRARAIAKLLNDTDMAIIDKRRPRANVSQVMHIIGDVAGRDCVLVDDMIDTGGTLCKAAEALKERGAKRVFAYATHPIFSGNAVNNLRNSVIDEVVVCDTIPLSEEIKALPNVRTLTLSGMLAEAIRRISNEESISAMFEH is encoded by the coding sequence GTGCCTGATATGAAGCTTTTTGCTGGTAACGCTACCCCGGAACTAGCACAACGTATTGCCAACCGCCTGTACACTTCTCTCGGCGATGCCGCTGTAGGTCGCTTTAGCGACGGTGAAGTCAGCGTACAAATCAATGAAAATGTACGCGGTGGTGATATTTTCATCATCCAGTCCACTTGTGCTCCCACCAATGACAATCTGATGGAACTGGTTGTTATGGTCGATGCCCTGCGTCGCGCTTCAGCAGGCCGCATCACAGCCGTTATCCCCTACTTTGGTTATGCCCGTCAGGACCGTCGCGTACGTTCTGCTCGTGTACCCATTACCGCGAAAGTCGTCGCTGACTTCCTGTCCAGCGTTGGCGTTGACCGCGTACTGACCGTTGACCTGCATGCTGAACAGATCCAGGGCTTCTTCGACGTACCGGTTGATAACGTATTTGGTAGCCCCATCCTGCTCGAAGATATGCTGCAACTGAATCTTGATAACCCGATTGTGGTTTCTCCGGATATCGGCGGCGTAGTTCGCGCGCGTGCGATTGCCAAACTGCTTAACGATACCGACATGGCGATCATCGACAAACGCCGTCCACGCGCTAACGTGTCCCAGGTGATGCATATCATCGGTGACGTGGCAGGCCGCGACTGCGTGCTGGTTGACGATATGATCGACACCGGCGGTACGCTGTGTAAAGCAGCTGAAGCCCTGAAAGAGCGTGGCGCAAAACGCGTGTTTGCCTACGCGACTCACCCGATTTTCTCCGGTAACGCCGTGAATAACCTGCGCAACTCCGTGATTGACGAAGTTGTCGTCTGTGACACTATTCCGCTGTCTGAGGAAATCAAAGCCTTACCGAACGTGCGTACCCTGACGCTGTCAGGCATGCTGGCAGAAGCGATTCGTCGTATCAGCAACGAAGAATCCATCTCTGCTATGTTCGAGCATTAA
- the dauA gene encoding C4-dicarboxylic acid transporter DauA, giving the protein MPFRALIDACWKEKYTASRFTRDVIAGITVGIIAIPLAMALAIGSGVAPQYGLYTSAVAGIVIALSGGSRFSVSGPTAAFVVILYPVAQQFGLSGLLMATLISGLFLVLFGLARFGRLIEYIPLSVTLGFTSGIGITIGTMQIKDFLGLQVAHVPEHYLQKVGALVMALPTINLGDAAIGVVTLGTLIFWPRLGIRLPGHLPALLAGCAVMAIVNIMGFNVATIGSQFHYVLADGSTGNGIPQLLPQLILPWDLPGSAFTLSWDSLRALLPAAFSMAMLGAIESLLCAVVLDGMTGTKHKANSELIGQGLGNLVAPFFGGITATAAIARSAANVRAGATSPVSAVIHSILVIMALLVLAPLLSWLPLSAMAALLLMVAWNMSEAHKVINLLRRAPKDDIIVMLICMSLTVLFDMVIAISVGIVLASLLFMRRIARMTRFAPVNVTVPDDVLVLRVIGPLFFAAAEGLFTELESRIVGKRIVVLKWDAVPILDAGGLDAFQRFVNKLPEGCELRVSNLEFQPLRTMARAGIKPMPGRLAFYPNRDAALEDVTTSS; this is encoded by the coding sequence ATGCCTTTCCGCGCCCTGATTGATGCGTGCTGGAAAGAGAAGTACACCGCCTCACGCTTTACGCGCGATGTCATTGCGGGCATCACCGTCGGTATCATTGCCATCCCGCTGGCGATGGCGCTGGCTATTGGCAGCGGCGTAGCACCCCAGTACGGCCTTTATACTTCCGCCGTTGCCGGGATTGTCATCGCCCTGAGCGGCGGGTCGCGCTTTAGCGTTTCGGGGCCAACAGCTGCCTTTGTGGTGATCCTTTATCCGGTAGCGCAGCAGTTTGGTCTGTCGGGCCTGCTGATGGCGACGTTAATCTCTGGTCTGTTTTTGGTGCTCTTTGGGCTGGCGCGGTTTGGGCGACTGATTGAGTATATTCCGCTCTCCGTCACCCTCGGCTTTACCTCCGGGATTGGCATCACCATCGGCACCATGCAGATTAAAGATTTCCTCGGCCTGCAAGTGGCGCATGTGCCGGAACACTACCTGCAAAAGGTAGGCGCGCTGGTGATGGCGTTACCGACCATCAACCTGGGCGATGCCGCCATTGGCGTTGTGACGCTGGGAACGCTGATTTTCTGGCCGCGGCTGGGCATTCGTTTGCCAGGCCACCTGCCGGCCTTGCTGGCGGGCTGCGCGGTGATGGCTATCGTTAACATAATGGGATTCAACGTGGCGACGATTGGCTCACAGTTCCACTATGTGCTGGCTGATGGCTCAACAGGGAACGGTATTCCACAGCTGCTACCCCAGCTGATCCTGCCGTGGGATCTGCCCGGCTCCGCCTTTACCCTGAGCTGGGACTCGCTGCGCGCCCTGCTTCCCGCCGCCTTTTCCATGGCGATGCTCGGTGCAATTGAATCCCTGCTGTGCGCCGTCGTGCTTGACGGCATGACCGGCACCAAGCATAAAGCCAACAGCGAGTTAATCGGTCAGGGTCTCGGCAACCTCGTCGCTCCCTTCTTTGGCGGCATTACCGCCACCGCCGCGATTGCCCGTTCAGCGGCCAACGTGCGTGCCGGAGCGACGTCTCCCGTTTCGGCGGTAATTCACTCAATACTGGTTATTATGGCGCTGCTGGTGCTGGCCCCGCTCCTTTCCTGGCTGCCGCTGTCGGCGATGGCCGCGCTGCTGCTGATGGTGGCATGGAACATGAGCGAAGCCCATAAAGTGATTAACCTGCTACGCCGCGCGCCGAAAGACGACATCATCGTCATGCTAATTTGCATGTCACTGACGGTGCTGTTTGATATGGTTATCGCTATAAGCGTCGGCATCGTGCTGGCCTCGCTGCTGTTTATGCGCCGGATTGCCCGCATGACCCGCTTCGCGCCGGTTAATGTGACCGTCCCTGACGATGTGCTGGTGCTGCGGGTCATTGGTCCGCTGTTTTTCGCCGCGGCGGAAGGATTATTCACCGAGCTGGAATCGCGTATTGTCGGCAAGCGTATTGTCGTACTGAAGTGGGATGCGGTACCGATCCTCGACGCAGGTGGGCTGGATGCTTTCCAGCGCTTTGTGAATAAGTTACCGGAAGGATGTGAGCTGCGGGTATCAAACCTGGAGTTTCAGCCGCTGCGCACGATGGCACGCGCCGGCATAAAACCGATGCCGGGCCGGCTGGCGTTCTATCCCAATCGTGACGCTGCGCTGGAAGATGTCACGACGTCCAGTTAA
- the ychH gene encoding stress-induced protein YchH, which produces MKRRNASLCGNTLMVLGLVVMVVGVGYSILNQLPQLNLPQFFAHGAVFSIFLGAILWLAGARISGHEQISDRYWWVRHYDKRCRRDGRHS; this is translated from the coding sequence ATGAAACGTAGAAACGCTTCGTTATGCGGTAATACACTTATGGTGTTGGGCCTGGTCGTGATGGTCGTCGGCGTCGGATATTCCATTCTGAATCAGTTACCTCAGCTTAACCTGCCACAGTTTTTCGCGCATGGTGCGGTATTCAGTATTTTCCTCGGCGCTATCCTGTGGCTGGCCGGAGCGCGTATCAGTGGGCATGAGCAGATCAGCGATCGTTACTGGTGGGTACGCCACTACGATAAACGCTGCCGCCGCGACGGTCGCCATAGTTAA
- the pth gene encoding aminoacyl-tRNA hydrolase, which yields MSIKLIVGLANPGAEYAATRHNAGAWYVDLLAERHRAPLREEGKFFGYTSRLTLAGEDVRLLVPTTFMNLSGKAVAAMATFYRINPDEILVAHDELDLPPGVAKFKLGGGHGGHNGLKDIISKLGNNPGFHRLRLGIGHPGDKNKVVGFVLGKPQAAEQKLIDDAVDEAARCTEVWLKEGLTKATNRLHAFRAQ from the coding sequence GTGAGCATAAAACTGATTGTCGGCCTGGCGAATCCCGGCGCGGAATATGCGGCAACGCGTCATAACGCGGGTGCCTGGTATGTGGATTTGCTGGCCGAGCGTCACCGCGCCCCGCTGCGTGAAGAGGGGAAATTTTTTGGCTATACCTCGCGCCTGACGCTGGCCGGGGAAGACGTACGTCTGCTGGTTCCCACCACCTTTATGAATCTGAGCGGTAAAGCCGTCGCCGCAATGGCAACCTTCTATCGCATTAATCCCGATGAAATTCTGGTGGCGCATGACGAACTGGATCTGCCGCCAGGGGTGGCGAAATTTAAACTCGGCGGCGGTCACGGCGGCCATAACGGCCTGAAAGATATCATCAGCAAATTAGGCAATAACCCTGGGTTTCACCGCTTACGCCTCGGCATCGGTCATCCCGGCGATAAAAACAAAGTTGTTGGTTTTGTGCTCGGCAAGCCGCAGGCGGCGGAGCAAAAGCTGATTGATGATGCAGTTGACGAAGCGGCGCGCTGTACTGAGGTCTGGCTGAAAGAAGGTTTGACCAAAGCGACGAACCGCTTACACGCTTTCCGGGCGCAATAG
- the ychF gene encoding redox-regulated ATPase YchF, translated as MGFKCGIVGLPNVGKSTLFNALTKAGIEAANFPFCTIEPNTGVVPMPDPRLDKLAEIVKPQRILPTTMEFVDIAGLVKGASKGEGLGNQFLTNIRETEAIGHVVRCFENDNIIHVAGKVDPAEDIDTINTELALADLDTCERALHRVSKKAKGGDKDAKAEQAALEKCLPQLENAGMLRALALTDEDKAAIRYLSFLTLKPTMYIANVNEDGFENNPYLDKVREIAAKEGSVVVAVCAAVESDIAELDDADRDEFMAELGIEEPGLNRVIRAGYELLNLQTYFTAGVKEVRAWTIPVGATAPQAAGKIHTDFEKGFIRAQTIAFDDFITYKGEQGAKEAGKMRAEGKDYIVKDGDVMNFLFNV; from the coding sequence ATGGGATTCAAATGCGGTATCGTCGGCTTACCCAACGTCGGAAAATCCACTCTGTTCAATGCGCTCACCAAAGCCGGTATTGAAGCAGCAAACTTCCCGTTCTGTACCATCGAGCCGAACACCGGTGTCGTTCCGATGCCCGATCCGCGTCTGGATAAGCTGGCCGAAATCGTCAAACCACAACGCATCCTGCCCACCACGATGGAATTTGTCGATATCGCCGGTCTGGTAAAAGGCGCGTCCAAAGGTGAAGGTCTGGGCAACCAGTTCCTGACCAATATCCGCGAAACTGAAGCTATTGGTCACGTCGTGCGCTGCTTTGAAAACGACAACATCATTCATGTGGCAGGTAAAGTCGATCCGGCAGAAGACATTGATACTATCAACACCGAACTGGCGCTCGCCGATCTCGATACCTGTGAACGTGCCCTGCACCGCGTGTCGAAAAAAGCGAAAGGCGGCGATAAAGACGCTAAAGCTGAGCAAGCGGCGCTGGAAAAATGCCTGCCGCAGCTGGAAAACGCCGGGATGCTGCGCGCGCTGGCGTTAACGGATGAAGACAAAGCCGCTATCCGCTACCTGAGCTTCCTGACCCTGAAGCCGACCATGTACATTGCCAACGTCAATGAAGACGGTTTTGAAAATAATCCATATCTGGATAAAGTCCGCGAAATCGCCGCGAAAGAAGGTTCCGTCGTGGTTGCCGTATGTGCCGCCGTCGAATCCGATATCGCCGAATTGGATGACGCCGACCGCGACGAGTTTATGGCCGAGCTGGGCATTGAAGAGCCGGGCCTGAACCGCGTGATCCGTGCAGGCTACGAGCTGCTGAACCTGCAAACCTACTTCACCGCAGGCGTGAAAGAAGTGCGTGCCTGGACCATCCCTGTCGGCGCAACCGCACCGCAGGCGGCCGGAAAAATCCACACCGATTTTGAAAAAGGCTTTATCCGCGCACAGACCATCGCCTTTGACGATTTCATTACCTATAAAGGTGAACAGGGCGCGAAAGAAGCCGGCAAGATGCGTGCGGAAGGTAAAGACTATATCGTTAAAGATGGCGATGTGATGAACTTCCTGTTCAACGTCTAG